One genomic region from Nostoc sp. 'Peltigera membranacea cyanobiont' N6 encodes:
- the drmC gene encoding DISARM system phospholipase D-like protein DrmC, whose product MGFLNLSRPTLVNLAAALETGRLSPPFSISNVANYIPAALNRDIVDELNRLNVMGVHFQHIAYTLRLLAEERSTSQAVSDRVDLVWTGPEIAGSQSRDTSVVVRELFSTAKISVLISSFAIDKRQKARELFMVLAERMDFNPELNVRMFLNVNRPHNNEVPTSTLLREFANSFRQDIWPGKRLPEVFHDPRSLTVGVESKACLHAKCVVVDKERVLVTSANFTEAAHERNIEAGVLLNDPVTAIALQMQFESLVTRNILCRIPGI is encoded by the coding sequence ATGGGTTTTCTCAACCTCAGTCGTCCAACCCTCGTTAATTTAGCAGCAGCTTTAGAAACTGGCAGACTTTCCCCGCCCTTTTCTATATCCAATGTAGCTAACTACATCCCTGCGGCTTTAAATCGAGATATTGTTGATGAACTCAACCGCCTCAATGTTATGGGCGTACATTTTCAGCATATTGCTTACACACTGCGACTGCTGGCAGAGGAACGAAGTACATCCCAAGCTGTAAGCGATCGCGTTGATTTGGTTTGGACTGGCCCAGAAATTGCTGGTTCTCAAAGCCGCGATACTAGTGTTGTTGTGCGCGAGTTGTTTAGCACTGCCAAAATAAGCGTTCTGATTTCTAGTTTTGCTATTGATAAAAGACAAAAAGCACGAGAGTTATTTATGGTGCTGGCAGAACGAATGGATTTTAACCCAGAATTAAATGTGCGAATGTTTCTTAACGTTAATCGACCACACAATAATGAAGTACCAACATCTACTTTACTACGGGAGTTTGCCAATAGTTTTCGCCAAGATATTTGGCCAGGAAAAAGACTACCTGAAGTATTTCACGATCCGCGATCGCTGACGGTGGGTGTGGAATCAAAAGCTTGTTTACACGCCAAGTGTGTTGTTGTAGATAAGGAGCGTGTACTTGTTACCTCCGCCAATTTTACAGAAGCGGCTCATGAGCGCAATATCGAAGCTGGTGTATTACTTAATGACCCAGTAACGGCTATTGCTTTGCAAATGCAATTTGAAAGCTTGGTTACAAGAAATATTCTATGTCGAATTCCTGGAATCTGA
- a CDS encoding ATP-dependent helicase translates to MINLTTFHSCIAQSNARGYDLDNKQKEAVEYSGGSLWLIAGPGSGKSEVLVTRTLKLLCVDGVKPRSILLTTFTQKAARNLEDRLATYLVALQNADSSLRDVDLAEIRIGTLHSLCNDILQEYRYPKYQNVRLLDQVEQDLFVYRHASIADHQDLNFWTQFAHAVRDWRDKKYPPNKWKRAKAAVTLFNHIVEDYVDVQKMILAGENWATLAGFYQQYTQALRDKYRCDFAHLQACFLEFLTSSASKRFLEGDGQNQLPLLHILVDEYQDTNPIQEQIYLALANQTPHSITVVGDDDQALYRFRGGNVSCMVNFDKACLAAFGVSPKQIQLDKNYRSHSSIVNFFNDYITSFPEMKTSGVRAPGKNPVNAASSITGSYPAVSWITQKNAGNLPDAVASLIKNHLIGDGIISDLSQCVLLMRSAKDSKNNAGLYLAAFQKHNLPVYNPRSKSFMESEEVQCLLAALVQVIDRKHTFSYKYKDPTGKPFSWVATIDEWFKTLDIVRSKSQVATQQLDDYLKRSNEELPKLCAFNNQSVFLNLNLLEIIYRILALEPFQTWQQEPVRNLRLSKVSRLFDGYHSFKLDGLRSNSDGTDLDPGFLHRFYSMFISYLIDAGIDDDEDEEVIVPQGYLPVMTIHQAKGLEFPFVLVGQLGKRGEVGAAQILERDLEPFRQDIYPRNTRTPELLAVEDDIRLLYVAYSRAQHGLILVGTQDHIKNHVAAPGRNYTNFRQNTLVI, encoded by the coding sequence ATGATTAACTTAACTACCTTTCATTCGTGTATTGCTCAATCTAATGCTCGTGGTTATGACCTGGATAACAAACAGAAGGAAGCTGTAGAGTATAGCGGAGGTTCTTTATGGCTGATAGCAGGGCCAGGTTCAGGGAAAAGTGAGGTATTGGTTACACGCACCTTAAAACTGCTTTGTGTAGATGGGGTTAAACCACGCTCAATTTTGTTAACCACCTTCACTCAAAAGGCAGCGCGTAACCTTGAAGACAGATTGGCTACTTACTTAGTAGCATTACAGAACGCCGATTCTAGTCTTCGAGACGTAGACTTAGCAGAGATAAGGATAGGGACATTGCATAGCCTATGTAATGACATCCTCCAAGAATACCGTTACCCGAAATATCAAAATGTTCGACTTCTCGATCAGGTAGAACAGGATCTATTTGTTTATCGTCATGCTTCAATTGCAGATCATCAAGATTTAAACTTCTGGACACAGTTTGCTCATGCTGTTCGTGATTGGAGAGACAAAAAATATCCTCCTAACAAGTGGAAGCGTGCTAAGGCAGCAGTCACACTTTTTAACCATATTGTAGAAGATTATGTTGATGTCCAAAAGATGATTTTGGCTGGTGAAAACTGGGCAACTCTTGCAGGTTTTTACCAGCAATATACTCAAGCATTGCGGGATAAATATCGTTGTGACTTTGCTCATCTTCAAGCTTGCTTTCTTGAATTCCTAACCTCTTCTGCTAGTAAACGATTTTTAGAAGGAGATGGTCAAAATCAGCTTCCACTGCTGCACATACTCGTTGATGAATACCAAGATACTAATCCAATCCAAGAGCAGATATATCTTGCCCTTGCTAACCAGACACCACACAGTATTACCGTAGTGGGGGATGATGATCAAGCTTTATACCGTTTCCGAGGTGGAAATGTATCCTGCATGGTTAATTTTGACAAAGCTTGCCTAGCAGCCTTCGGTGTATCTCCTAAACAAATTCAACTAGATAAAAACTACCGTTCTCACTCTAGTATCGTTAATTTTTTTAACGACTACATCACTTCTTTTCCAGAAATGAAAACTTCTGGGGTACGTGCGCCCGGTAAAAATCCAGTCAATGCAGCATCTTCCATTACTGGCTCATACCCTGCTGTTTCTTGGATAACTCAGAAAAACGCAGGTAATTTACCAGATGCTGTTGCCAGTTTAATCAAGAACCACTTAATAGGTGATGGAATCATATCTGATCTTAGCCAGTGTGTTTTGCTGATGCGTAGTGCTAAAGACTCAAAAAACAACGCCGGATTGTATCTTGCTGCATTCCAGAAACATAATCTTCCCGTTTATAATCCTCGCTCAAAGTCATTTATGGAAAGCGAAGAAGTGCAGTGTTTACTTGCTGCTTTGGTACAGGTGATTGATAGAAAACACACTTTTAGTTACAAATACAAAGATCCAACTGGAAAACCTTTCTCATGGGTTGCAACCATTGATGAATGGTTTAAAACATTGGATATAGTTAGAAGTAAATCTCAGGTTGCCACACAACAATTAGATGACTACTTAAAACGTAGTAATGAAGAACTGCCCAAGTTGTGTGCATTCAACAATCAAAGTGTTTTTCTAAACCTGAATCTACTAGAAATTATCTATCGAATTCTCGCCCTAGAACCATTTCAAACATGGCAACAAGAACCTGTAAGAAATTTACGTCTTTCTAAGGTTAGTCGTCTTTTTGATGGATATCACAGTTTTAAATTAGATGGTTTGCGCTCAAACTCAGATGGAACTGATCTTGATCCAGGTTTTCTGCATCGTTTTTACAGCATGTTTATAAGCTACCTGATAGACGCTGGGATTGATGATGACGAAGATGAAGAAGTAATTGTACCCCAAGGGTATCTACCAGTAATGACTATTCACCAAGCTAAAGGTTTAGAGTTTCCTTTTGTCTTAGTTGGACAACTGGGTAAAAGAGGAGAGGTTGGAGCCGCACAAATTCTGGAGCGAGATTTAGAACCATTTAGGCAGGATATTTATCCTAGAAATACACGAACTCCAGAATTACTGGCGGTTGAAGATGATATCCGTTTACTATATGTAGCTTACTCACGCGCACAGCATGGTCTAATTTTAGTTGGCACACAAGATCATATTAAAAATCATGTAGCTGCACCTGGACGTAACTACACTAATTTTCGACAAAATACACTCGTAATTTGA
- the drmB gene encoding DUF1998 domain-containing protein: MKKSNNKIKPQAEIRQSQLLSTFGPGAMVDLPKYSVVIGGLTYWKGEMQPIREDRLKDKVCEMLQVKNIELFSPPRETSDPNMPLTGVDAFIFPAWFVAQVDQTIRFNGKDYRTRPLANWRTVKEGSKFEGQRVSYVPVRFVQACINGHLSDIDWYAFAHNDFKTTCRGQLWLDEGGSGNDFEEIFVRCDGCKNARRPLSIAKAKNSKVFGQCQGHRPWLGAKAQEPCWVCVPDKSGNIVQTNEPEHNRLLVRSASNAYFAQTLSVISIPDADEQLKKVVDRHYLQDLEYLEDLDEVQKNLKRNPKYADLTKFGAEVVWAEIQRRQSGRSSDSKTIKQVEIEALLSCSAEIGTSNDEFYASKRKLDNFNPALLPFIEQVVLVHRLREVIAQVGFTRFEASIPNIEGEIDDLSINVRRADLDFERQWVPAIENKGEGVFIAFNKQAIKDWQQRKAVKQQGQKLERGFNVWRDRKGIPPEKAIFPGLPYIMLHSLSHLLITAVSLECGYAASSIRERIYASDAGYGILLYTGSPGSEGTLGGLVQVGNQLEEHLNVALELGKLCSNDPVCAQHQPDNVQEERFLHGSACHGCLLIAETSCERRNEFLDRALVVATVEGLGAEFFPDQVLV; this comes from the coding sequence ATGAAGAAGTCAAATAATAAAATAAAACCACAAGCAGAAATCCGCCAAAGCCAGCTTTTATCAACCTTTGGCCCAGGAGCGATGGTAGATTTACCTAAATACTCGGTAGTAATTGGGGGATTGACCTACTGGAAAGGCGAAATGCAGCCTATTCGTGAAGACCGTTTGAAAGATAAAGTTTGCGAAATGCTGCAAGTTAAGAATATCGAACTATTTAGTCCACCGCGAGAGACTTCAGACCCGAATATGCCTCTTACTGGTGTGGATGCATTTATTTTTCCTGCTTGGTTTGTAGCTCAAGTCGATCAAACCATTCGCTTCAACGGGAAAGATTACCGTACCCGTCCCCTAGCTAACTGGCGAACAGTCAAGGAGGGATCAAAATTTGAAGGACAGCGCGTGTCATACGTACCAGTCCGCTTTGTGCAAGCTTGTATAAATGGACATCTGAGCGATATAGACTGGTACGCCTTTGCCCATAATGATTTTAAAACCACCTGTCGGGGACAACTGTGGCTAGATGAAGGTGGCTCTGGCAATGACTTTGAAGAAATTTTTGTGCGCTGTGATGGCTGTAAAAATGCCCGTCGTCCACTTTCCATAGCTAAAGCCAAAAATTCCAAAGTTTTCGGACAATGCCAAGGGCATCGTCCTTGGCTGGGTGCTAAAGCTCAGGAACCTTGTTGGGTCTGTGTCCCAGATAAATCAGGTAATATTGTCCAAACCAACGAACCAGAACATAACCGTCTTTTGGTACGTTCTGCTAGTAATGCCTATTTTGCTCAAACCCTCAGCGTGATTTCGATTCCAGATGCTGATGAGCAATTGAAAAAAGTAGTGGATCGCCATTACTTACAAGACTTGGAATATTTGGAAGACTTAGATGAAGTGCAAAAAAATCTGAAAAGAAATCCTAAGTATGCTGACTTAACTAAATTTGGAGCAGAGGTGGTTTGGGCAGAAATTCAACGCCGTCAAAGTGGAAGAAGCAGCGATTCTAAAACCATCAAACAAGTAGAAATTGAAGCCTTACTTTCTTGTTCAGCAGAAATAGGTACTTCTAATGACGAGTTTTACGCTAGTAAACGCAAGTTAGATAATTTCAATCCTGCACTCTTGCCATTTATAGAACAGGTAGTGTTGGTGCATCGTCTGCGAGAAGTAATTGCCCAAGTTGGCTTTACCCGTTTTGAGGCATCCATCCCTAATATTGAAGGAGAAATTGATGATTTAAGCATTAATGTGCGGCGTGCTGATTTGGATTTTGAACGTCAATGGGTGCCTGCGATCGAGAATAAAGGCGAAGGGGTGTTTATTGCCTTCAACAAACAAGCGATAAAAGATTGGCAACAACGGAAGGCTGTTAAACAACAGGGGCAAAAATTAGAAAGGGGTTTCAATGTCTGGCGCGATCGCAAGGGCATTCCCCCTGAAAAAGCCATTTTCCCTGGACTTCCTTATATTATGCTCCATTCCCTATCACACCTCTTGATTACAGCAGTGTCTTTGGAGTGTGGTTATGCAGCTAGTTCAATTCGTGAACGCATCTATGCCAGTGATGCAGGTTATGGCATTCTTTTATATACTGGTTCTCCCGGTTCTGAGGGGACTTTAGGGGGACTTGTACAAGTAGGGAATCAACTTGAAGAACATTTGAATGTTGCCCTAGAGTTGGGAAAACTTTGTTCTAACGATCCAGTATGCGCTCAACATCAACCAGATAACGTACAAGAGGAAAGATTTTTACACGGATCTGCTTGTCACGGATGCCTACTGATCGCGGAAACTTCCTGCGAACGCCGCAATGAGTTTCTCGATAGAGCATTGGTTGTGGCTACTGTTGAAGGACTAGGAGCAGAATTCTTTCCAGATCAGGTACTTGTTTAA